Genomic DNA from Edaphobacter lichenicola:
AGGCGGTTGCAGTAGCGCGTCTGGGGTTTCCGGTCGCGATGATTGGACGCATCGGAGATGATGCCTTCGGTACGCAGCTTAAAGAGCACCTGAAAGATGCGGGTGTGAATGTCGACGGTGTCTCAACTTCGCAATGCAGCTCAGGTGTTGCCGTGATCGTCGTGTCTGAAGCTGGGGAAAATTGCATTGTGATCACGCCAGGCGCGAATGCACAGCTAACGCCTGAAGATCTGGATGCAAACATCGAGATTCTTCGAGGCGCGGGGATGGTGCTAACGCAACTGGAGATTCCGACGGAGACGGTTCAACATCTGGCGACGATCTGCGCGCGTGAGGGTGTGCCGCTGATTCTCGATCCTGCGCCAGCGAAGCAGTTGCCGAAGGACCTTCTCGACAAGGTCGATTGGTTCACTCCAAACGAGACGGAGGCGGCATTCTTCATCGGGGATGGAGCGGCTAAAGTCGACGAGCCTGTGATGATGGCGCAGACCCTTATGCGCAAAGGGGTTCGAGGGGTGGTCCTCAAGCTTGGATCCCGTGGCGCCTATCTTGCATCGGCTGATGGATTGGGTGCTCGACTGGAGCCGTTTGCGGTTCAGGCAGTCGATTCAACAGCTGCGGGAGACGCTTTCAACGGAGCGTTTGCGACGGCTTTGATGATGAAGAAAGATCCGGTCGAGAGCGCACGCTTCGCTGCAGCAGCAGCAGCGCTTTCAGTAACGCGGACAGGGGCCCAAACCTCTATGCCGCGAATGGCCGAGGTGGAACAGATGTTGGCGGGCGTCGGAGCGAACGAGTTATAGAACGAAGACGGACGGCAGGACGCAAGATGGAGGCGGAAGAGTGAATATTCTAACGAGACGGAAACAATCTGCACTTTCAATATGCCTTTGCCTTTTCGCCGCTGGGCTCACATCACCAGGGAAGGCGCAGGACTGGCGCTATGAGCCAAAAGAACAACAGATCCCGCCTCCAGCTTGTCTGACGCTGCATATGCCATGGGAGGGTGGAAATGTG
This window encodes:
- the rbsK gene encoding ribokinase; this translates as MSVEKKGVVVVGSINMDLVAYTARIPTEGETVVGTAFQTHPGGKGANQAVAVARLGFPVAMIGRIGDDAFGTQLKEHLKDAGVNVDGVSTSQCSSGVAVIVVSEAGENCIVITPGANAQLTPEDLDANIEILRGAGMVLTQLEIPTETVQHLATICAREGVPLILDPAPAKQLPKDLLDKVDWFTPNETEAAFFIGDGAAKVDEPVMMAQTLMRKGVRGVVLKLGSRGAYLASADGLGARLEPFAVQAVDSTAAGDAFNGAFATALMMKKDPVESARFAAAAAALSVTRTGAQTSMPRMAEVEQMLAGVGANEL